A stretch of the Pedobacter sp. MC2016-14 genome encodes the following:
- the meaB gene encoding methylmalonyl Co-A mutase-associated GTPase MeaB, translated as METHDSLLQAIEQGSFMALARALTLVENDIYPAKALLRSLKIKGDVPVIGITGPPGAGKSTLVNEIASYFVAKKMKIAILAVDPTSPFNFGSLLGDRIRMSSHFNNPGIYIRSVATRGALGGISAKTIEMVDVMKSADFDLILVETVGVGQSELEIAGLADRTVVVLVPESGDEIQNIKSGLMEIADGFVVNKSDRDGAALFAANLKKLVQDKPIPVFETVADQGAGITELCEWLTAPGDFNRERKSYLMAEKAFKIIQDYRMKDVDRAKLRADLAIALTLPEFNVYKFIDKWL; from the coding sequence ATGGAAACCCACGATTCGCTTTTGCAAGCAATTGAGCAAGGAAGTTTTATGGCCTTAGCCCGGGCGCTAACCCTGGTAGAGAATGATATTTATCCTGCTAAGGCGCTTTTACGTTCCCTGAAGATTAAGGGAGATGTTCCTGTAATTGGCATTACAGGCCCTCCAGGTGCAGGTAAAAGTACGCTGGTCAACGAGATAGCTTCATATTTTGTAGCGAAGAAGATGAAGATTGCCATCCTGGCTGTAGACCCAACTTCTCCATTTAATTTTGGCTCTTTACTTGGCGACCGAATCAGGATGTCCAGCCATTTTAATAATCCGGGTATATATATAAGGTCTGTTGCCACCCGGGGTGCATTAGGTGGAATTTCTGCCAAAACGATTGAAATGGTTGATGTGATGAAATCCGCTGATTTTGACCTGATTTTGGTGGAAACTGTTGGTGTTGGGCAATCGGAGTTAGAAATAGCGGGTTTGGCAGATCGAACGGTTGTTGTGTTGGTTCCGGAGTCTGGTGACGAGATCCAGAACATTAAATCCGGCCTGATGGAAATAGCGGATGGATTTGTGGTCAATAAATCGGATAGAGATGGCGCTGCATTGTTTGCGGCCAATCTTAAGAAACTGGTACAGGACAAACCAATTCCTGTTTTTGAAACAGTTGCTGATCAAGGTGCTGGAATTACGGAATTGTGTGAATGGTTGACAGCACCCGGAGATTTTAACCGGGAACGTAAATCTTACCTTATGGCAGAAAAGGCATTTAAGATAATCCAGGACTACAGAATGAAGGATGTTGACCGGGCTAAATTGCGCGCCGATCTGGCAATTGCACTGACTTTGCCGGAATTTAATGTCTATAAATTTATTGACAAGTGGCTTTAG
- a CDS encoding OmpA family protein, whose protein sequence is MNYSTLKKGLAVSFVALMGATTLANAQDSTATSSSAKVFGGRGQYRTWSIGVNAGVLSPFVAIGGSNDFNSQDVNLGYGISIKKQLGHAFGLELNGIRGKVSGSNKNAPGGVEFGYRDFETQIQYAVDLRGVVNVATVDFLRRENSVNFFVTAGYGLMASSSKTTAANGTVTDNKGTYIGSQYDRHDAKDYRKDVYIPVGAGVKFKVSDRVAFNLGYTMHFTDADGFDGATNVKTTTKDKFAYGYGGLEFSLGSKSKPDLNWVNPLALMYDELKDPSLRQEVEALKNRVSNVEKSIEDLKKDSDGDGVADQFDKCPGTPAGTAVDGSGCPLPVAPVAVAATASGFEPIQFEFNSSVLKTESYPILDQLSSGLRSNGGKVTLKGYASSEGTAAYNLKLSKDRANSVKTYLVNSGVSSSQVSAKGLGEANPIASNDTEEGRIQNRRVESSRN, encoded by the coding sequence ATGAATTATTCTACTTTAAAAAAGGGGCTTGCAGTTTCTTTTGTAGCATTAATGGGAGCTACGACTCTTGCTAATGCTCAGGATTCTACAGCAACTTCTTCTTCAGCCAAAGTATTTGGTGGAAGAGGGCAGTACAGAACCTGGTCAATTGGTGTAAATGCGGGTGTTTTATCTCCATTTGTTGCTATTGGCGGTTCAAATGATTTCAACAGCCAGGATGTAAATTTAGGTTATGGAATCTCCATTAAAAAACAATTAGGTCATGCTTTTGGCTTGGAACTGAACGGTATCCGTGGTAAAGTTTCTGGATCTAACAAAAATGCACCAGGTGGTGTTGAGTTTGGTTACAGAGATTTCGAAACTCAAATTCAATATGCTGTTGATTTAAGAGGTGTTGTTAACGTAGCAACTGTTGACTTCTTGCGTCGTGAGAACTCAGTAAACTTCTTCGTAACTGCTGGTTACGGTTTAATGGCTTCTTCTTCTAAAACTACTGCTGCTAACGGTACTGTTACTGATAACAAAGGTACTTACATTGGTAGCCAGTACGATCGTCATGATGCTAAAGACTACAGAAAAGATGTTTACATCCCTGTAGGAGCTGGTGTTAAATTCAAAGTTTCTGACCGTGTTGCTTTTAACTTAGGTTATACTATGCACTTCACTGATGCTGACGGATTTGATGGAGCTACTAACGTAAAAACAACTACTAAAGATAAATTTGCTTATGGTTACGGTGGTTTAGAATTCTCTTTAGGATCTAAATCTAAACCAGACTTAAACTGGGTTAACCCTTTAGCTTTAATGTATGATGAATTGAAAGACCCTTCATTACGTCAAGAAGTTGAAGCGCTTAAAAACCGTGTTTCTAACGTAGAGAAATCTATTGAAGATTTGAAAAAAGATTCAGATGGTGACGGTGTTGCTGATCAGTTTGACAAATGCCCAGGAACTCCTGCAGGTACTGCTGTTGACGGTTCAGGTTGCCCACTTCCAGTTGCTCCGGTAGCTGTAGCTGCAACTGCATCTGGTTTTGAGCCAATCCAATTCGAATTCAACTCTTCAGTTTTGAAAACTGAGTCTTACCCTATCTTAGATCAATTGTCTTCAGGTTTACGTTCAAACGGTGGTAAAGTAACCCTTAAAGGTTATGCTTCTAGCGAAGGTACTGCTGCTTACAACTTGAAACTGTCTAAAGACAGAGCTAACTCAGTAAAAACTTACTTAGTAAACTCTGGTGTTAGTTCTAGCCAAGTTTCTGCTAAAGGTTTAGGTGAAGCTAATCCAATTGCTTCTAACGATACTGAAGAAGGTCGTATTCAAAACCGTCGTGTTGAGTCTTCAAGAAACTAG
- a CDS encoding RidA family protein — MKQIINTTEAPAPIGPYSQAVLANGFLYLSGQVAINPSTGELNITSLKEETHQVMRNLKAVLLEAGFDFNDIIKVTIFLSDMALFAEVNEIYGSYFTRDFPARETVAVKGLPKGVNVEISGIAFKG; from the coding sequence ATGAAGCAGATTATTAATACTACAGAAGCACCTGCACCAATTGGTCCGTACAGTCAGGCTGTCCTTGCAAATGGTTTTCTTTACCTTTCTGGTCAGGTTGCCATCAATCCTTCTACGGGAGAACTGAACATCACTTCTCTTAAAGAAGAAACACATCAGGTTATGCGCAACTTAAAGGCGGTACTGTTGGAAGCAGGTTTCGATTTCAATGATATAATTAAAGTAACCATCTTTCTGTCTGATATGGCTTTGTTTGCCGAAGTGAACGAAATTTATGGTTCTTACTTTACACGTGATTTTCCTGCCCGCGAAACTGTGGCTGTAAAAGGCTTGCCAAAGGGTGTAAATGTGGAAATCTCTGGCATTGCTTTCAAAGGATAA